In Falco biarmicus isolate bFalBia1 chromosome 6, bFalBia1.pri, whole genome shotgun sequence, the following are encoded in one genomic region:
- the SLC22A16 gene encoding solute carrier family 22 member 16 isoform X2: MAPGSERLFDSLGHFGRFQAFVYFASVFQAMSCGIHYLASVFMAVTPNFVCGIPGNVSSVLLYNSSESSLEDIWTLWTSTEDYIVVQLENGEIWELNQCSRSKREVSLDLAYEYNANKSLFSCSDGFLYDDTKWKSTVVTQWDLVCDREWLAKLIQPTFMLGVLIGAVIFGDIADRLGRQRVIWFTSAGQFVFGIAVAFTFDYYSFVIVRFLLAMVSSGYLVVAFVYVTEFVGIKARTWASMHVHAFFAMGIMVVALVGFLVRTWWVYQIFLTIATLPFVLCCWVLPETPLWLLSEERYEDAQKVINIMARWNKVSTPCRVSELRSVQQDDLVSGRMGDNDASSTKKHNILDLFCNWHIARRTITVWLIWFTGSLGYYVFSLSSVSLGGNEYLNLFLIGFQYINYLSKYGWKIFNRCGIWPYISLHSRTVPNNCKITCCWKWKHDVPCRKCGCSFLCVSEKCLDFHATFACWNHGSSEWNINTNASRNTGKTID, encoded by the exons ATTTCaagcatttgtttattttgcatcTGTCTTTCAAGCTATGTCATGTGGTATCCATTACTTAGCATCTGTGTTCATGGCTGTTACCCCTAACTTTGTATGTGGGATCCCTGGAAATGTGAGTAGTGTTCTTTTATACAACTCCTCTGAATCAAGTTTAGAGGACATCTGGACACTATGGACATCAACAGAAGATTACATTGTAGTCCAGCTGGAAAATGGAGAAATCTGGGAACTTAACCAATGCAGCAGGTCCAAACGAGAAGTCAGTTTGGATCTGGCATATGAATACAATGCCAACAAGTCcttattttcttgttctgaTGGATTTCTCTATGATGACACAAAGTGGAAAAGCACTGTTGTTACACAGTGGGATCTGGTCTGTGACCGAGAGTGGCTTGCAAAATTAATCCAGCCTACATTCATGCTTGGAGTCTTGATTGGAGCAGTGATTTTTGGTGACATTGCTGACAG ACTGGGAAGACAACGTGTTATATGGTTCACAAGTGCTGGTCAGTTTGTATTTGGCATCGCAGTGGCCTTCACATTTGACTACTACAGTTTCGTGATTGTGCGCTTTCTCCTTGCTATG gtttCAAGTGGCTATCTGGTTGTGGCTTTTGTTTATGTGACTGAATTTGTTGGCATTAAAGCACGAACCTGGGCTTCTATGCATGTCCATGCTTTTTTTGCTATGGGAATTATGGTTGTGGCACTCGTGGGATTTTTGGTTCGGACCTGGTGGGTCTATCAGATATTTCTCACCATAGCGACTCTTCCCTTTGTcttgtgctgctgggtgctccCAGAAACACCTCTTTGGCTTCTGTCAGAGGAAAGATATGAAGATGCACAAAAAGTAATTAATATAATGGCAAGATGGAATAAAGTGAGCACTCCCTGCAGAGTTTCTGAACTGCGCTCGGTCCAACAAGATGATCTAGTCAGTGGCAGAATGGGTGACAATGACGCATCCTCAACAAAGAAGCACAACATCTTAGACCTCTTTTGTAACTGGCACATTGCAAGAAGGACCATCACAGTCTGGCTGATCTGGTTCACTGGGAGCTTGGGGTACTACGTCTTCTCCCTCAGTTCTGTCAGTCTAGGAGGCAATGAATATTTAAACCTCTTTCTCatag GATTTCAATATATCAATTATCTTAGCAAATATGGCTGGAAAATTTTCAATAGGTGTGGCATTTGGCCTTATATATCTCTACACAGCAGAACTGTACCCAACAATTGTAAG ATCACTTGCTGTTGGAAGTGGAAGCATGATGTGCCGTGTAGGAAGTGTGGTTGCTCCTTTCTGTGTGTATCTGAGAAGTGTTTGGATTTTCATGCCACTT TTGCTTGTTGGAATCATGGCTCTTCTGAGTGGAATATTAACACTAATGCTTCCAGAAACACTGGGAAAACCATTGACTAA
- the SLC22A16 gene encoding solute carrier family 22 member 16 isoform X1: MAPGSERLFDSLGHFGRFQAFVYFASVFQAMSCGIHYLASVFMAVTPNFVCGIPGNVSSVLLYNSSESSLEDIWTLWTSTEDYIVVQLENGEIWELNQCSRSKREVSLDLAYEYNANKSLFSCSDGFLYDDTKWKSTVVTQWDLVCDREWLAKLIQPTFMLGVLIGAVIFGDIADRLGRQRVIWFTSAGQFVFGIAVAFTFDYYSFVIVRFLLAMVSSGYLVVAFVYVTEFVGIKARTWASMHVHAFFAMGIMVVALVGFLVRTWWVYQIFLTIATLPFVLCCWVLPETPLWLLSEERYEDAQKVINIMARWNKVSTPCRVSELRSVQQDDLVSGRMGDNDASSTKKHNILDLFCNWHIARRTITVWLIWFTGSLGYYVFSLSSVSLGGNEYLNLFLIGAVELPCYIIACIGMDKLGRRNTLIPFLILSALICVLIMFIPQDFNISIILANMAGKFSIGVAFGLIYLYTAELYPTIVRSLAVGSGSMMCRVGSVVAPFCVYLRSVWIFMPLLLVGIMALLSGILTLMLPETLGKPLTNTLVEATEMGRNKKSCSEKTPPAHSGAALEKIEMFGQETVSTEK, from the exons ATTTCaagcatttgtttattttgcatcTGTCTTTCAAGCTATGTCATGTGGTATCCATTACTTAGCATCTGTGTTCATGGCTGTTACCCCTAACTTTGTATGTGGGATCCCTGGAAATGTGAGTAGTGTTCTTTTATACAACTCCTCTGAATCAAGTTTAGAGGACATCTGGACACTATGGACATCAACAGAAGATTACATTGTAGTCCAGCTGGAAAATGGAGAAATCTGGGAACTTAACCAATGCAGCAGGTCCAAACGAGAAGTCAGTTTGGATCTGGCATATGAATACAATGCCAACAAGTCcttattttcttgttctgaTGGATTTCTCTATGATGACACAAAGTGGAAAAGCACTGTTGTTACACAGTGGGATCTGGTCTGTGACCGAGAGTGGCTTGCAAAATTAATCCAGCCTACATTCATGCTTGGAGTCTTGATTGGAGCAGTGATTTTTGGTGACATTGCTGACAG ACTGGGAAGACAACGTGTTATATGGTTCACAAGTGCTGGTCAGTTTGTATTTGGCATCGCAGTGGCCTTCACATTTGACTACTACAGTTTCGTGATTGTGCGCTTTCTCCTTGCTATG gtttCAAGTGGCTATCTGGTTGTGGCTTTTGTTTATGTGACTGAATTTGTTGGCATTAAAGCACGAACCTGGGCTTCTATGCATGTCCATGCTTTTTTTGCTATGGGAATTATGGTTGTGGCACTCGTGGGATTTTTGGTTCGGACCTGGTGGGTCTATCAGATATTTCTCACCATAGCGACTCTTCCCTTTGTcttgtgctgctgggtgctccCAGAAACACCTCTTTGGCTTCTGTCAGAGGAAAGATATGAAGATGCACAAAAAGTAATTAATATAATGGCAAGATGGAATAAAGTGAGCACTCCCTGCAGAGTTTCTGAACTGCGCTCGGTCCAACAAGATGATCTAGTCAGTGGCAGAATGGGTGACAATGACGCATCCTCAACAAAGAAGCACAACATCTTAGACCTCTTTTGTAACTGGCACATTGCAAGAAGGACCATCACAGTCTGGCTGATCTGGTTCACTGGGAGCTTGGGGTACTACGTCTTCTCCCTCAGTTCTGTCAGTCTAGGAGGCAATGAATATTTAAACCTCTTTCTCatag GTGCTGTGGAGTTGCCTTGCTATATCATTGCTTGCATTGGGATGGACAAACTGGGAAGGAGAAACACACTCATTCCGTTCCTTATTTTAAGTGCACTGATCTGTGTTTTAATTATGTTCATACCTCAG GATTTCAATATATCAATTATCTTAGCAAATATGGCTGGAAAATTTTCAATAGGTGTGGCATTTGGCCTTATATATCTCTACACAGCAGAACTGTACCCAACAATTGTAAG ATCACTTGCTGTTGGAAGTGGAAGCATGATGTGCCGTGTAGGAAGTGTGGTTGCTCCTTTCTGTGTGTATCTGAGAAGTGTTTGGATTTTCATGCCACTT TTGCTTGTTGGAATCATGGCTCTTCTGAGTGGAATATTAACACTAATGCTTCCAGAAACACTGGGAAAACCATTGACTAATACTTTGGTGGAAGCtacagaaatgggaagaaacaagaaaagctgttcagaaaagACTCCTCCAGCACACAGTGGTGCAGCGTTAGAAAAGATAGAGATGTTTGGTCAAGAAACAGTCAGCACTGAGAAataa